Proteins encoded together in one Thermophilibacter immobilis window:
- a CDS encoding ABC transporter ATP-binding protein: MSYIEVSHEFKRYQGGVSPVVANNDVSFSVEKGELVTILGASGAGKSTLLNILGGMDTASEGSVVIDGQDIATYSSHQLTNYRRTDVGFVFQFYNLVPNLTARENVELASQIVADAADPAETLASVGLAERLDNFPAQLSGGEQQRVAIARAVAKNPKILLCDEPTGALDYQTGKQVLGILEERCRERGATVLIVTHNAAIAPIADRVVRMHDARVQSVEVNASPTSISDIEW; encoded by the coding sequence ATGTCATACATCGAGGTCAGCCACGAGTTCAAGCGCTACCAGGGTGGCGTCTCCCCGGTCGTGGCCAACAACGACGTGAGCTTCTCGGTCGAGAAGGGCGAGCTCGTGACCATCCTGGGCGCCTCGGGCGCGGGAAAGTCCACGCTCCTCAACATCCTGGGCGGGATGGACACGGCGAGCGAGGGGAGCGTGGTCATAGACGGCCAGGACATCGCCACGTACAGCTCCCACCAGCTCACCAACTACCGCCGCACGGACGTGGGCTTTGTCTTCCAGTTCTATAACCTCGTGCCCAACCTCACCGCGCGCGAGAACGTCGAGCTGGCCTCCCAGATCGTTGCCGACGCGGCCGACCCGGCCGAGACCCTGGCCAGCGTGGGGCTCGCCGAGCGCCTGGACAACTTTCCGGCGCAGCTCTCGGGCGGCGAGCAGCAGCGCGTGGCCATCGCCCGCGCCGTGGCCAAAAACCCCAAGATCCTCCTGTGCGACGAGCCTACGGGCGCCCTCGACTACCAGACGGGCAAGCAGGTCCTGGGCATCCTCGAGGAGCGCTGCCGCGAGCGGGGCGCGACCGTCCTTATCGTCACGCACAACGCGGCCATAGCCCCCATCGCCGACCGCGTGGTGCGCATGCACGACGCTCGCGTCCAGTCCGTCGAGGTCAACGCCAGCCCGACGTCGATCTCCGACATCGAGTGGTAG